From the Borrelia puertoricensis genome, one window contains:
- the arcA gene encoding arginine deiminase translates to MQYLKPINVFSEIGRLKKVLLHRPGEELENLTPSIMQRLLFDDIPYLEVARQEHDAFADILRNNGVEVVYIEDLISETISQCDSVKEQFISQFILEAGIRTENKTQALKNYFYNMSVNDMISKMIAGVTRDDLKNYKSDSLNSLVNSEYPLIIDPMPNILFTRDPFASIGHGVTINRMQTRARRRETIFAEYIFKYHPIYRDNVPIWYTRDEDTTLEGGDELVLSRDVLAIGISERTESESVEKVARKLFQQKTSFSTILAFQIPQSRAYMHLDTVFTQIDHTTFTSFTSEDMKFTIYALTYDLGSGSIKVKSEKARLEDILGFYLGSKVNMIKCAGGDLIHGAREQWNDGANTLAIAPGEVIVYSRNHVTNKLLEEFGIKVYKMPSSELSRGRGGPRCMSMPLIREDI, encoded by the coding sequence ATGCAGTATTTAAAACCAATAAATGTATTCTCAGAAATAGGTCGTTTAAAGAAAGTGTTGCTACATAGGCCAGGAGAAGAATTAGAAAATCTGACTCCTTCAATAATGCAAAGGTTATTGTTTGATGATATTCCTTATCTTGAAGTGGCAAGGCAAGAACACGATGCCTTTGCGGATATTTTAAGAAATAATGGAGTTGAAGTTGTCTATATTGAGGATTTAATTAGTGAAACTATTTCTCAGTGTGATAGTGTCAAAGAGCAATTTATATCACAATTTATTCTTGAAGCAGGGATCAGAACTGAGAATAAGACGCAAGCTTTGAAGAATTATTTTTATAATATGTCTGTTAATGACATGATTTCAAAAATGATAGCTGGGGTTACAAGGGATGATCTTAAAAATTATAAATCTGATTCTCTAAACTCTTTAGTAAACAGTGAATATCCTTTAATTATTGATCCTATGCCTAATATACTCTTTACGAGAGATCCTTTTGCGAGTATTGGTCATGGTGTAACAATAAATAGGATGCAAACTAGGGCTAGACGTAGGGAAACAATATTTGCAGAGTATATTTTTAAATATCATCCTATTTATAGAGACAATGTTCCTATATGGTATACTAGAGATGAAGATACTACGTTAGAAGGTGGAGATGAGTTAGTTCTAAGTCGTGATGTTTTGGCTATTGGTATTTCTGAGAGAACCGAATCTGAATCTGTTGAAAAAGTAGCCCGCAAACTTTTTCAACAAAAAACATCTTTTAGTACTATTTTAGCTTTTCAAATCCCGCAAAGTAGGGCTTATATGCATCTAGATACGGTTTTTACTCAAATAGATCATACTACTTTTACAAGTTTTACTAGTGAGGATATGAAATTTACCATTTATGCTTTGACTTATGATTTGGGTTCTGGCAGTATTAAAGTTAAGAGTGAAAAGGCGAGATTGGAGGATATTTTAGGCTTCTATCTTGGAAGTAAAGTTAATATGATAAAGTGTGCTGGAGGGGATTTAATTCATGGAGCAAGGGAACAGTGGAATGATGGTGCTAACACTTTAGCAATAGCACCTGGAGAAGTAATAGTTTATTCTAGGAATCATGTAACTAATAAATTGCTTGAGGAATTTGGGATTAAAGTTTATAAAATGCCTTCTAGTGAGCTTTCACGAGGAAGAGGAGGCCCTAGATGTATGTCTATGCCTTTAATAAGGGAAGATATTTAG
- the argF gene encoding ornithine carbamoyltransferase: MYDLRDDLRRRSFLRLLDFTQKDLRYLLDLSHSLKKSKYARFEEQKLKGKNIAIIFEKDSTRTRCAFEVAAYDQGAHVTYLGPTGSQIGKKESIADTARVLGRMYDAIEFRGFSQKAVEDLAKYASVPVYNGLTDVAHPTQVLADFMTIEEHKGCLKNLKMVFCGDGRNNVANSLMEGCAIMGMDFRIFAPRELFPDPELVSKTRLIAAESGGNITISSSLEEAVKDADIVYTDVWVSMGETNWNERIKLLRPYQVNSELMKLAKEDAIFMHCLPAFHDLNTVIGNEIFDKYGLEGIEVTHDVFESGQSVVFDEAENRLHTIKAVMVGTLG; this comes from the coding sequence ATGTATGATTTACGAGACGATTTACGAAGGAGAAGTTTTTTAAGACTTTTAGATTTTACTCAAAAAGATTTGAGATATTTACTTGATTTGTCTCATAGTTTGAAGAAATCTAAGTATGCAAGATTTGAAGAACAAAAACTTAAAGGAAAAAATATAGCTATAATTTTTGAGAAGGACTCAACAAGAACAAGATGTGCATTTGAGGTTGCTGCTTATGATCAAGGAGCCCATGTTACTTATTTGGGGCCAACCGGTAGTCAGATAGGTAAAAAGGAGTCAATAGCTGATACCGCAAGAGTATTAGGAAGAATGTATGATGCTATTGAATTTAGAGGGTTTTCTCAAAAAGCAGTTGAGGATTTAGCTAAGTATGCTAGTGTTCCGGTTTATAATGGATTAACAGATGTTGCCCATCCAACACAAGTACTTGCTGATTTTATGACTATCGAAGAACATAAGGGATGTTTGAAAAATTTGAAGATGGTCTTTTGTGGCGATGGTAGAAATAATGTTGCTAATTCTTTAATGGAAGGGTGTGCTATTATGGGAATGGATTTTAGAATATTTGCGCCAAGAGAACTTTTTCCAGATCCAGAATTGGTAAGCAAGACAAGATTGATAGCTGCTGAGAGTGGAGGTAATATTACTATTTCTAGTTCTCTTGAGGAAGCAGTGAAGGATGCTGATATTGTTTATACTGATGTTTGGGTGTCTATGGGTGAGACTAATTGGAATGAAAGAATTAAATTGTTAAGACCATATCAAGTTAATAGTGAGCTTATGAAATTGGCAAAGGAAGATGCGATATTTATGCATTGTTTACCGGCTTTTCATGATTTAAATACGGTGATTGGTAATGAAATATTTGATAAATATGGGCTTGAAGGTATTGAGGTTACACATGATGTTTTTGAAAGTGGTCAATCTGTTGTGTTTGATGAGGCTGAGAATAGATTGCATACTATTAAGGCTGTAATGGTTGGAACTTTGGGATAA
- a CDS encoding YfcC family protein — MVKKNKMPSSFTIVFSLIVFMTILTYIVPAGKFSEETREVNGKLQEVVVAGTYHTVERVSRGFLDGIFTILTAMAKGMEHAVEVIVFVLIVGGAYGVILGTGAVDAGIAAAIKKMGNKDKLLIPFMMFIFSIGGTTTGMYEETLPFYLIMIPLVIALGYDNIVAVAIIGLGAGVGTMASTINPFATGIASAIAGIEIKDGFYFRIILYIVSVSVAIVYVLLYAIRIKNDPKRSIVYEQREGHYNLFVKSKMGDKENVMPEFTNRRKIVLVLYGVMIVFLIYSILELGWWMQEMTMLYLGTAILSAFICKMSELKMWETFVEGAKDMMTAALIIGMARGVMIIADEGMITGTILNAASEFLYGVPKGLFIVLNELVQMCIGFIVPSSSGHASLTMSMMAPLADFLDMPRSSVVLGMQTASGLVNLLTPTSGVIMAVLGIAKISYGSWFKFVMPIFVIEFVICILVIMANVYL, encoded by the coding sequence ATGGTTAAGAAGAATAAAATGCCAAGTAGTTTTACTATAGTATTTTCTTTAATAGTGTTTATGACTATATTAACTTATATAGTGCCTGCTGGTAAATTTTCTGAGGAAACAAGAGAAGTTAATGGAAAATTACAAGAAGTTGTTGTGGCGGGGACTTATCATACAGTAGAAAGAGTTTCTCGGGGATTTTTGGATGGTATTTTTACTATTTTAACAGCAATGGCTAAAGGCATGGAGCATGCTGTTGAAGTTATTGTATTTGTTTTGATTGTTGGTGGAGCTTATGGAGTGATTTTAGGAACCGGTGCGGTTGATGCAGGGATAGCTGCAGCAATTAAAAAAATGGGAAATAAGGATAAACTTTTGATACCATTTATGATGTTTATTTTTTCCATAGGAGGGACTACAACAGGTATGTATGAAGAGACACTTCCATTTTATCTTATTATGATTCCATTAGTAATAGCTTTGGGCTATGATAATATTGTAGCTGTTGCAATTATTGGATTGGGAGCTGGTGTTGGAACCATGGCATCTACTATTAATCCATTTGCTACAGGTATAGCATCAGCAATAGCTGGTATTGAAATAAAGGATGGTTTTTATTTTCGTATTATTTTGTATATAGTTTCTGTGTCTGTAGCTATAGTGTATGTGTTGCTATATGCGATTAGGATAAAGAATGATCCTAAGAGGTCTATTGTGTATGAACAAAGGGAAGGTCATTATAATCTATTTGTTAAAAGTAAGATGGGTGATAAGGAAAATGTCATGCCTGAATTTACAAATAGACGAAAGATAGTATTGGTATTATATGGGGTGATGATTGTATTTTTAATATATAGTATTTTGGAGCTTGGTTGGTGGATGCAAGAGATGACGATGTTATATCTTGGTACAGCAATTTTATCAGCATTTATATGTAAAATGAGCGAATTAAAGATGTGGGAAACGTTTGTAGAGGGAGCTAAAGATATGATGACAGCAGCTCTTATTATAGGCATGGCTCGAGGAGTGATGATAATAGCTGATGAGGGAATGATTACGGGAACTATATTAAATGCAGCATCAGAATTTTTATATGGGGTACCTAAAGGTCTATTTATAGTGTTAAACGAACTTGTACAGATGTGTATAGGGTTTATTGTGCCTTCATCATCAGGACATGCAAGTTTAACAATGTCAATGATGGCGCCATTGGCTGATTTTTTAGACATGCCAAGGTCATCAGTTGTGTTGGGTATGCAAACAGCATCAGGTCTAGTTAATTTATTAACCCCAACAAGTGGAGTTATAATGGCTGTATTGGGTATAGCAAAGATTAGTTATGGTAGTTGGTTTAAATTTGTAATGCCAATATTTGTGATTGAATTTGTAATATGTATTTTAGTGATAATGGCAAATGTATATTTGTAA
- the arcC gene encoding carbamate kinase, with protein MSKRIVISLGGNALEGGEGTFCDQLARIESSVCEIVDLIEYGYEVIISHGNGPQVGRILLENEMCKETPLAPLDVCVGMSQGMIGYYIEQALRNEMCKRGIRRGVVVVLTQVLVDKEDECFKKPSKPIGPFYDKIRAEELASRGYILREDSGRGYRRVVASPKPIEIIEIEEISELMNKGFIVIACGGGGIPVIRDDIGIIKGVSGVIDKDFASSRLGQDIGADKLLIVTAVDQVALNFGKKDEILLDKVNIVDLERYIGEGHFASGSMLPKVEASIGFVKSKGNREAIITSLNKVIEGINGVGGTMITS; from the coding sequence ATGAGTAAAAGAATTGTAATAAGTCTTGGGGGGAATGCGTTAGAGGGTGGAGAAGGAACATTTTGTGATCAATTGGCAAGAATAGAGAGCAGTGTATGTGAGATAGTAGATTTAATAGAGTATGGTTATGAGGTAATTATCAGTCATGGTAATGGCCCGCAAGTAGGAAGGATTTTATTAGAGAATGAGATGTGTAAAGAGACACCATTGGCACCGCTTGATGTGTGTGTTGGTATGAGTCAAGGGATGATAGGGTATTATATTGAGCAGGCACTGCGGAATGAGATGTGTAAGCGAGGAATTAGACGGGGAGTAGTAGTAGTGCTTACGCAAGTCTTGGTGGATAAAGAAGATGAGTGTTTTAAGAAGCCTAGCAAGCCTATTGGACCATTTTATGATAAGATAAGAGCGGAAGAGCTTGCAAGTAGGGGATATATTTTGAGAGAAGATAGTGGAAGAGGTTATAGGCGAGTGGTAGCATCGCCTAAGCCGATTGAGATTATAGAAATTGAAGAGATAAGTGAATTAATGAATAAAGGATTTATAGTGATTGCGTGTGGAGGAGGTGGTATTCCTGTTATAAGAGATGACATAGGAATTATTAAAGGAGTAAGTGGAGTAATTGATAAGGACTTTGCGTCATCTAGGTTAGGACAAGATATTGGAGCAGATAAATTATTGATAGTTACTGCTGTTGATCAGGTAGCATTAAATTTTGGCAAAAAGGATGAAATTTTACTTGACAAGGTAAATATTGTTGATTTAGAGAGATATATAGGAGAAGGACATTTTGCATCAGGGTCTATGTTGCCTAAAGTAGAGGCAAGTATTGGATTTGTAAAATCTAAAGGAAATAGGGAGGCAATTATTACATCATTGAATAAAGTTATTGAAGGAATAAATGGTGTGGGAGGCACGATGATAACTAGTTAG
- a CDS encoding AI-2E family transporter, whose translation MSLELKSTDRLKFVKLQSVFYVVALIVMLIAILKIAQTIFKPLAIAVVLGFLVYPIYTFLKKLKIPRVLIVFVIFFVLFSFSYLVFSFVYYSVTVLIDQLPYYQKQLIFIMVDILEKYKLDSDIISNIDFSKYIYPFLTRISNEIIGFASSLVVLFLLLYFLLSEIHIFDIKVKNAFKQSVSSIFIEALSTINNQISKYLGIKLFVSCLTGFLVFIGLKLFGQDFPRVWGVLTFVFNFIPSIGSILAVFFIVIAALVQFYPNLNLVFYIFIYNTFVQMLIGNILEPKMQGHRLDLSPFLLLCFLFFWGWLWGIVGLLIAYPFTVIIKVIVDNIVCLKPFSVFLSGSKILSVDNNKES comes from the coding sequence ATGTCTTTAGAGCTAAAATCAACTGATAGATTAAAGTTTGTTAAATTACAGTCTGTGTTTTATGTTGTAGCTTTGATTGTAATGTTAATTGCTATTTTAAAAATAGCACAAACAATATTTAAACCTTTAGCTATTGCGGTGGTTCTTGGGTTTTTGGTATATCCCATTTATACTTTTCTTAAAAAACTAAAGATCCCAAGAGTTTTAATAGTTTTTGTAATTTTTTTTGTTCTTTTTTCATTTTCTTATTTGGTTTTTAGTTTTGTTTATTATAGTGTTACTGTATTAATTGATCAATTACCTTATTATCAGAAGCAGTTAATTTTTATTATGGTAGATATTCTTGAAAAATATAAGTTAGATAGTGATATTATTAGCAATATAGATTTTTCTAAATATATTTATCCTTTTTTAACTCGGATATCTAATGAGATTATTGGATTTGCAAGTAGTTTGGTTGTATTATTTTTATTGTTATATTTTTTACTATCAGAAATACACATTTTTGATATCAAGGTTAAAAATGCTTTTAAACAATCTGTTTCGAGTATATTTATTGAGGCTTTAAGTACAATAAATAATCAGATTAGTAAGTATCTGGGAATAAAGCTCTTTGTTAGTTGTCTTACAGGGTTTTTAGTGTTTATAGGTTTAAAGTTGTTTGGACAAGATTTTCCTCGTGTATGGGGGGTTCTTACATTTGTTTTTAATTTTATTCCAAGTATAGGTTCAATTTTGGCGGTTTTTTTTATTGTGATAGCTGCTTTAGTACAGTTTTATCCTAATTTAAATTTGGTTTTTTATATATTTATATATAATACATTTGTTCAAATGTTGATTGGGAATATTCTTGAGCCTAAGATGCAAGGACATAGGCTTGATCTTTCTCCTTTTTTACTGCTTTGTTTTCTTTTCTTTTGGGGATGGCTTTGGGGTATTGTGGGACTTTTAATAGCCTATCCTTTTACAGTGATTATAAAAGTAATAGTAGATAATATAGTGTGTTTAAAACCTTTTTCTGTGTTTTTAAGTGGTTCAAAGATCTTAAGTGTTGATAATAATAAGGAGAGTTAG
- the trpS gene encoding tryptophan--tRNA ligase, whose amino-acid sequence MQRKVMLTGDRPTGSLHLGHYVGSIVNRLKYQEEYETYIIIADLHTLTTKPDLKSINEISVNVREMVLDYLACGINPEKVNIYLQSAIPELLELNLVLSMIVMVNRLQRIPSIKDMSIAAGLSEIPYGLLGYPVLMSADILMTKANLVPVGRDNEAHIELTRELARKFNYLYGDFFPIPEAVFTDSQALVGIYGKVKMSKSFGNAIFLSDDEELLRKKVMSMFTDPKRVRADIPGEVDGNPVFIYHDLFNSNIDELYEFKTRYRKGTIGDVEVKERLFEVLNQFLIPIRERRKFFKAKKGYIDEIIFEGTSKTRKVAVEVIKNAKNLMGISKTWDGVRRNVEKILKNNPSM is encoded by the coding sequence TTGCAGAGAAAAGTTATGCTTACAGGGGATAGACCTACAGGCTCTCTTCATTTAGGGCATTATGTTGGGTCTATTGTTAATAGATTAAAGTATCAGGAGGAATATGAGACTTATATTATTATAGCGGATTTGCATACTCTTACTACAAAACCAGATTTAAAAAGCATTAATGAAATATCTGTTAATGTTAGAGAAATGGTTTTGGATTATTTGGCGTGTGGGATTAATCCTGAAAAAGTTAATATCTATTTGCAATCAGCTATACCTGAGCTTTTAGAGTTAAATTTAGTACTATCAATGATTGTAATGGTTAATCGTTTGCAAAGGATTCCTAGTATCAAGGACATGAGTATTGCTGCTGGACTATCTGAGATTCCTTATGGACTTTTGGGTTATCCTGTTCTTATGAGTGCGGATATTTTGATGACAAAGGCTAATTTAGTTCCAGTTGGACGTGATAATGAGGCTCATATTGAACTTACAAGAGAACTTGCTAGGAAATTTAATTATCTTTATGGAGATTTTTTTCCAATCCCTGAAGCTGTCTTTACAGATTCTCAGGCTCTTGTGGGAATTTATGGCAAGGTTAAGATGAGTAAAAGTTTTGGTAATGCGATATTTTTAAGTGATGATGAGGAATTATTGCGTAAGAAAGTTATGTCTATGTTTACAGATCCAAAAAGAGTGAGAGCAGATATACCAGGAGAAGTTGATGGTAATCCTGTTTTTATTTATCATGATCTTTTTAATAGTAATATTGATGAGCTTTATGAGTTTAAAACTAGGTATAGGAAGGGTACAATTGGAGATGTTGAAGTTAAAGAGAGGCTTTTTGAGGTTTTAAATCAATTTTTAATACCAATTAGAGAGAGAAGAAAATTTTTTAAAGCTAAAAAGGGTTATATTGATGAAATAATATTTGAAGGGACAAGTAAAACTAGAAAAGTTGCAGTAGAAGTTATAAAAAATGCTAAAAATTTGATGGGTATATCAAAGACGTGGGATGGGGTTAGAAGAAATGTAGAGAAAATTTTAAAAAATAATCCAAGTATGTAA
- a CDS encoding phosphoglucomutase, with product MLKGYTLNMTNLRDAINEMILSHSGFRKIFAKSKNENSIEYEINDDDKILVALITFTISNYFKDKPRKYINVGLDSRATGNIISEIIIKTLILNNNSVNFFGILPIPEILAYTKENQNSKGFIYISASHNPTGYNGIKIGLNDGGVLNSNETNKIIRQIRSNIENETLINNLITGLQKFNTNAMQLKTYEAIITSQARHKTQSYNSYKSLMQQIIYSDTHNQKNIDILKKTIKKEPIGIIGEMNGSSRINSIDREMIESLGIKLEFHNTEIGIFKHGMTPEGTSLNMCKQILEQKFKNDNSFKLGYVPDCDGDRGNLVAILKKEQASIITPQKIFALSVLSELSYLYHTGIKDNLAVVVNDATSLNIEKIASLFNTKVYRVEVGEANLTEMADLLRNKGLIVKILGEGSNGGNITYPSKVRDPLTTLFSIIKLLKIKNLYKIWCSISNNSYNEHYTLEDILKTINFYSNVEVSSEKAMLKIKAKNQEILKTNYEKLLEKEFNNNTVLQKLPIHNYEIINYEGIKQTLSRTGDSSGGLKVLFKNNKHEIIASLWFRGSKTEPIFRVLSEVISEHNDLLYPLLDFHTDLIHSANSLT from the coding sequence ACTTTCTCATTCAGGATTTAGAAAGATATTTGCAAAATCAAAAAATGAAAATTCAATAGAATATGAAATAAATGATGACGACAAAATATTGGTTGCTCTTATAACCTTTACAATATCAAATTATTTTAAAGATAAACCAAGAAAATACATCAATGTTGGATTAGATTCAAGAGCAACAGGAAATATAATCTCAGAGATAATAATTAAAACCTTAATTTTAAATAATAACAGTGTAAATTTTTTTGGAATACTCCCAATACCAGAAATCTTAGCCTATACAAAAGAAAATCAAAATTCAAAAGGATTTATATACATTTCTGCCAGTCATAATCCTACAGGATATAATGGCATTAAAATTGGATTAAATGATGGAGGAGTGCTAAATTCAAATGAAACAAATAAAATAATACGTCAGATCAGATCCAACATTGAAAATGAAACTTTAATAAACAATCTAATAACAGGCTTACAAAAGTTTAATACCAATGCTATGCAATTAAAAACATATGAAGCAATTATCACTTCACAGGCTAGACATAAAACACAATCTTATAACTCATATAAGTCATTAATGCAACAAATAATATATTCAGATACACATAATCAAAAAAACATTGACATACTAAAAAAGACTATAAAAAAAGAACCTATAGGAATCATAGGAGAGATGAATGGTAGTTCTCGCATTAATTCAATTGATAGGGAAATGATTGAATCTTTGGGAATAAAATTGGAATTTCATAACACAGAAATTGGTATCTTTAAACATGGAATGACTCCTGAAGGGACATCTTTAAACATGTGCAAACAAATATTAGAACAAAAATTTAAGAATGACAATTCTTTCAAATTAGGATATGTCCCTGATTGTGATGGAGACAGAGGCAATTTGGTCGCAATTTTAAAAAAAGAACAAGCGAGTATCATTACACCACAAAAAATATTTGCACTCTCAGTACTCTCAGAGCTTAGCTATCTTTACCATACGGGAATTAAAGACAATTTAGCTGTCGTAGTTAATGATGCAACCTCACTAAACATTGAAAAAATAGCCTCGTTATTTAACACAAAAGTTTATAGAGTGGAAGTTGGTGAAGCTAACTTAACAGAAATGGCTGACCTTTTACGAAATAAAGGATTAATAGTAAAAATTTTGGGAGAAGGATCAAATGGGGGAAATATTACATACCCTTCAAAAGTAAGAGACCCACTAACAACTCTCTTTAGCATCATAAAATTGCTTAAAATCAAAAATCTTTACAAAATATGGTGTTCAATATCTAATAATTCATATAATGAACACTATACTCTTGAGGACATATTAAAGACAATCAATTTTTATAGCAATGTAGAAGTATCATCAGAAAAAGCCATGCTTAAAATAAAAGCAAAAAATCAAGAAATACTAAAAACCAACTATGAAAAATTATTAGAAAAAGAATTCAACAATAATACCGTATTACAAAAACTACCAATACATAATTATGAAATTATAAATTATGAGGGTATTAAACAAACTCTATCTAGAACAGGTGACTCATCAGGAGGGCTTAAAGTTTTATTTAAAAATAATAAACATGAAATAATTGCTAGTTTATGGTTCCGTGGCTCAAAAACGGAACCAATATTTAGAGTATTAAGTGAGGTCATATCTGAACATAATGATTTACTATATCCTCTCTTAGATTTTCATACAGATTTAATACACTCGGCTAACTCTTTAACCTAA